The Macrobrachium rosenbergii isolate ZJJX-2024 chromosome 18, ASM4041242v1, whole genome shotgun sequence genome has a window encoding:
- the LOC136848050 gene encoding uncharacterized protein isoform X1 yields the protein MPPKKCLVNPNLRMDGLKNTVAEYGEGMARFSKNLQQAIDRRKSLQEKLLKEKKLTSQAKVQLEVLKAPTQVEATLGPTATLLQVKRSYSQRQYLSAVAPSPGVLKEHEEREKCQETVLNEMKATADRVRSALDQKLTRERELREQLDAKVSEIEGVSRDILFKFRNLKLRDTCQDEEDESKIDEDIISLENEISVIQQEKISLLQKMDDRLKVDELKLILVRTCNKPLIEGNQQTMKASVNMNAFVDLFTLHPYKQTRKRQLLSSNSYHTYKISLE from the exons ATGCCACCGAAAAAGTGCCTAGTAAACCCAAACCTTAGAATGGACGGTCTGAAGAATACAGTGGCAGAGTATGGAGAGGGCATGGCGCGTTTT agtAAGAACTTGCAACAAGCCATTGATAGAAGGAAGTCATTGCAAGAAaagttattgaaagaaaaaaagctaaCTTCTCAGGCTAAGGTTCAACTTGAGGTTCTTAAAG cacccactcaagtagaggCAACCCTTGGCCCTACCGCCACGCTGCTACAGGTCAAGAGGAGCTACAGccagaggcagtacctgtctGCTGTTGCTCCTTcgccag GTGTATTGAAAGAGCATGAGGAGCGTGAAAAATGCCAGGAAACAGTTTTGAATGAAATGAAGGCAACAGCTGATAGAGTTAGGAGTGCACTCGACCAGaaacttacaagagagagagaactcagggAGCAACTTGATGCAAAAGT GAGTGAGATTGAAGGTGTCAGCAGAGATATCCTCTTCAAATTTCGGAATTTGAAACTCAGAGATACT TGCCAAGACGAGGAAGATGAGTCAAAGATCGATGAAGATATAATTTCATTAGAAAATGAGATTTCTGTAATTCAACAGGAAAAAATTTCTCTTCTGCAAAAAATGGATGACCGTCTTAAAGTTGATGAACTAAAGCTAATTTT agtAAGAACTTGCAACAAGCCATTGATAGAAGGAAACCAACAAACCATGAAAGCATCGGTAAACATGAATgcatttgttgatttattcaCTCTCCACCcttacaaacaaacaagaaagcgTCAGCTACTATCCAGTAACTCTTATCATACTTACAAGATTTCTCTG
- the LOC136848050 gene encoding myosin-6-like isoform X3: MPPKKCLVNPNLRMDGLKNTVAEYGEGMARFSKNLQQAIDRRKSLQEKLLKEKKLTSQAKVQLEVLKGVLKEHEEREKCQETVLNEMKATADRVRSALDQKLTRERELREQLDAKVSEIEGVSRDILFKFRNLKLRDTCQDEEDESKIDEDIISLENEISVIQQEKISLLQKMDDRLKVDELKLILVRTCNKPLIEGNQQTMKASVNMNAFVDLFTLHPYKQTRKRQLLSSNSYHTYKISLE; encoded by the exons ATGCCACCGAAAAAGTGCCTAGTAAACCCAAACCTTAGAATGGACGGTCTGAAGAATACAGTGGCAGAGTATGGAGAGGGCATGGCGCGTTTT agtAAGAACTTGCAACAAGCCATTGATAGAAGGAAGTCATTGCAAGAAaagttattgaaagaaaaaaagctaaCTTCTCAGGCTAAGGTTCAACTTGAGGTTCTTAAAG GTGTATTGAAAGAGCATGAGGAGCGTGAAAAATGCCAGGAAACAGTTTTGAATGAAATGAAGGCAACAGCTGATAGAGTTAGGAGTGCACTCGACCAGaaacttacaagagagagagaactcagggAGCAACTTGATGCAAAAGT GAGTGAGATTGAAGGTGTCAGCAGAGATATCCTCTTCAAATTTCGGAATTTGAAACTCAGAGATACT TGCCAAGACGAGGAAGATGAGTCAAAGATCGATGAAGATATAATTTCATTAGAAAATGAGATTTCTGTAATTCAACAGGAAAAAATTTCTCTTCTGCAAAAAATGGATGACCGTCTTAAAGTTGATGAACTAAAGCTAATTTT agtAAGAACTTGCAACAAGCCATTGATAGAAGGAAACCAACAAACCATGAAAGCATCGGTAAACATGAATgcatttgttgatttattcaCTCTCCACCcttacaaacaaacaagaaagcgTCAGCTACTATCCAGTAACTCTTATCATACTTACAAGATTTCTCTG
- the LOC136848050 gene encoding uncharacterized protein isoform X4 codes for MPPKKCLVNPNLRMDGLKNTVAEYGEGMARFSKNLQQAIDRRKSLQEKLLKEKKLTSQAKVQLEVLKAPTQVEATLGPTATLLQVKRSYSQRQYLSAVAPSPGVLKEHEEREKCQETVLNEMKATADRVRSALDQKLTRERELREQLDAKVSEIEGVSRDILFKFRNLKLRDTCQDEEDESKIDEDIISLENEISVIQQEKISLLQKMDDRLKVDELKLILVRTCNKPLIEGNQQTMKASE; via the exons ATGCCACCGAAAAAGTGCCTAGTAAACCCAAACCTTAGAATGGACGGTCTGAAGAATACAGTGGCAGAGTATGGAGAGGGCATGGCGCGTTTT agtAAGAACTTGCAACAAGCCATTGATAGAAGGAAGTCATTGCAAGAAaagttattgaaagaaaaaaagctaaCTTCTCAGGCTAAGGTTCAACTTGAGGTTCTTAAAG cacccactcaagtagaggCAACCCTTGGCCCTACCGCCACGCTGCTACAGGTCAAGAGGAGCTACAGccagaggcagtacctgtctGCTGTTGCTCCTTcgccag GTGTATTGAAAGAGCATGAGGAGCGTGAAAAATGCCAGGAAACAGTTTTGAATGAAATGAAGGCAACAGCTGATAGAGTTAGGAGTGCACTCGACCAGaaacttacaagagagagagaactcagggAGCAACTTGATGCAAAAGT GAGTGAGATTGAAGGTGTCAGCAGAGATATCCTCTTCAAATTTCGGAATTTGAAACTCAGAGATACT TGCCAAGACGAGGAAGATGAGTCAAAGATCGATGAAGATATAATTTCATTAGAAAATGAGATTTCTGTAATTCAACAGGAAAAAATTTCTCTTCTGCAAAAAATGGATGACCGTCTTAAAGTTGATGAACTAAAGCTAATTTT agtAAGAACTTGCAACAAGCCATTGATAGAAGGAAACCAACAAACCATGAAAGCATCG